A stretch of Paludisphaera borealis DNA encodes these proteins:
- a CDS encoding N,N-dimethylformamidase beta subunit family domain-containing protein, whose protein sequence is MSSPKESSFPRRDFLQAAIAAGALSSGAAAAGSGEAGVGGRDGNRIVAENKREGALDWQLTRVRVDGKGFRSPWVEGYCSRQSVKAGEEIEIFVSTDPARKVRLEIFRMGYYGGRGARLMKTIDGLQGVAQPTPQPGKKNLHECRWESSARLTIPSDWLSGVYLGRLTTVPEGKESYWQSYVVFIVRDDRPADILFQCSDNTWQAYNRWPNDYSVYTDPKGGQGPWADVSFDRPYGREAQHDGVVNDPLTVGSGEFLPFEFPLAYWLEEQGYDVSYCSNSDMLSPDRGLKCKAFISVGHDEYWDIRQFRSVEAMRDAGVNLMFLSGNAICWVTPFRDGASGRPNRIIFRGGPYGAENEYAVNRERDHGPFPHRGPDEGLLMGGRNVEPVNGGGDWIIAKPDHWMFEGTGVKQGDAVPGLIGWEYHGQPADIPGLEVVAGGTAWQGGVNPQQWTATIHPGPKGNFIFNAATIFWAQGLSTPPGHVLPWSHWSRPHGPDPRVQRITRNLLQRALS, encoded by the coding sequence ATGTCGAGCCCCAAGGAATCGTCGTTCCCGCGCCGGGATTTTCTGCAAGCCGCGATCGCGGCGGGGGCGTTGAGTTCGGGGGCCGCGGCCGCCGGCTCCGGCGAGGCAGGCGTCGGGGGCCGGGATGGGAACCGGATCGTCGCCGAGAACAAGCGGGAAGGGGCGCTCGACTGGCAGTTGACGCGGGTGCGCGTCGACGGCAAGGGGTTCCGGTCGCCCTGGGTCGAGGGGTACTGCTCCAGGCAGAGCGTGAAGGCGGGGGAGGAGATCGAGATCTTCGTCTCCACCGACCCGGCGCGCAAGGTCCGCCTCGAAATCTTCCGGATGGGGTATTACGGCGGTCGCGGGGCGCGGCTGATGAAGACGATCGATGGGTTGCAGGGCGTCGCGCAGCCCACGCCGCAGCCCGGGAAGAAGAACTTGCACGAATGCCGATGGGAGTCGAGCGCCCGGCTCACGATCCCCAGCGACTGGTTGAGCGGCGTCTATCTCGGCCGGCTGACCACGGTCCCCGAGGGCAAGGAGTCGTACTGGCAGAGCTACGTCGTGTTCATCGTGCGCGACGATCGGCCCGCCGACATCCTGTTCCAGTGCTCCGACAACACCTGGCAAGCCTACAACCGATGGCCGAACGACTACTCGGTCTACACCGATCCCAAGGGGGGGCAGGGGCCCTGGGCCGACGTCAGCTTCGACCGCCCGTACGGCCGCGAAGCCCAGCACGACGGCGTCGTCAACGATCCGCTGACCGTCGGGTCGGGCGAGTTCCTCCCGTTCGAGTTCCCGCTGGCCTACTGGCTGGAGGAGCAGGGTTACGACGTCTCGTACTGCTCCAACAGCGACATGCTGAGCCCCGACCGCGGGCTCAAGTGCAAGGCGTTCATCAGCGTCGGGCATGACGAGTACTGGGACATCCGCCAGTTCCGCAGCGTCGAGGCGATGCGCGACGCGGGGGTGAACCTGATGTTCCTCTCGGGCAACGCCATCTGCTGGGTGACGCCGTTCCGCGACGGGGCGTCCGGTCGGCCCAACCGGATCATCTTCCGGGGCGGCCCCTACGGCGCCGAGAATGAGTACGCGGTGAACCGCGAGCGCGACCACGGGCCGTTCCCGCATCGCGGCCCCGACGAAGGGTTGCTGATGGGCGGCCGCAACGTCGAGCCCGTGAACGGGGGAGGGGACTGGATCATCGCCAAGCCCGACCACTGGATGTTCGAGGGGACCGGCGTCAAGCAAGGCGACGCCGTCCCCGGCCTGATCGGCTGGGAATACCACGGGCAGCCCGCCGACATCCCCGGCCTGGAGGTCGTGGCCGGCGGCACGGCCTGGCAAGGCGGCGTGAATCCGCAGCAGTGGACGGCGACCATCCATCCCGGCCCGAAGGGCAACTTCATCTTCAACGCGGCCACCATCTTCTGGGCGCAAGGCCTGAGCACGCCGCCGGGCCACGTCCTGCCGTGGTCGCACTGGAGCCGGCCGCACGGCCCCGACCCGCGCGTCCAGCGGATCACCCGCAACCTGCTCCAACGCGCCTTGTCGTAG
- a CDS encoding GNAT family N-acetyltransferase: MTRLIEVEPASAGLQTFRVALIFLIHDPALLKSIAPDEGDFCDRSPVEDHGEIFRFPAESVGDEEDLRKRLAVFRAQERPGQFLLISDLLAVRDPKLGMVESDLTRWVRDMFRTSHHLCGLVSLTEPPGARVSDVDASIPRDADRAALCRAIVRVATGLRLKAKPPVRADAASAAAAVHVEAVQSLEQLRDCFALRKKVYGLLGYLPDKITNDKSGLEMDCYDIGAVHFAAMRGREVVGTARLVTQLPADLGRSDEYSIDAITTCMKHRDWAERIALKAGGAVRDRATSPCFMQLPILQSSDFSDRWPEMLQLTSSGAELSRVVVAPACRGLRVSKSLVKIVEAKACQLNIQIVLLECIPSHVDMYSSYGFRPIGGGTHVRSSDLDQFAVGMWFRFDAANRSATAAEDLLGKIKMQLAPGFGPIDVRDGRISG, encoded by the coding sequence GTGACCAGGTTGATCGAAGTCGAGCCGGCGAGCGCCGGCCTCCAGACGTTCCGCGTGGCGCTGATCTTTCTGATCCACGATCCGGCGCTGCTCAAATCGATCGCGCCCGACGAGGGTGACTTCTGCGATCGGAGCCCGGTCGAAGACCACGGGGAGATCTTCCGATTCCCGGCCGAGTCGGTGGGCGACGAGGAGGACCTCCGCAAGCGGCTGGCGGTTTTCCGCGCGCAGGAACGGCCGGGGCAGTTCCTGTTGATCTCCGATCTCCTGGCCGTGCGCGATCCCAAACTCGGGATGGTGGAGAGCGATCTGACGCGGTGGGTCCGGGACATGTTCCGCACGAGCCACCACCTCTGCGGGCTGGTCTCGCTCACGGAGCCGCCGGGCGCGCGGGTGAGCGACGTCGACGCGAGCATCCCCCGCGACGCCGACCGCGCCGCCTTGTGCCGGGCGATCGTGAGGGTCGCCACCGGTCTGCGGCTCAAGGCCAAGCCGCCGGTTCGAGCCGACGCGGCGTCGGCCGCCGCCGCCGTCCACGTCGAGGCCGTGCAGTCGTTGGAGCAGTTGCGCGATTGCTTCGCGCTCCGGAAGAAAGTCTACGGGCTGCTGGGCTACCTGCCCGACAAGATCACGAACGACAAGAGCGGCTTGGAGATGGACTGCTACGACATCGGCGCCGTCCACTTCGCGGCGATGCGGGGCCGCGAGGTCGTGGGCACGGCGCGGTTGGTCACCCAGTTGCCGGCCGACCTCGGCAGGTCCGACGAGTACTCCATCGACGCGATCACCACCTGCATGAAGCACCGCGATTGGGCGGAGCGGATCGCCCTGAAGGCGGGAGGGGCGGTGCGCGACCGGGCGACCAGCCCTTGCTTCATGCAACTGCCGATCCTCCAGTCGAGCGACTTCAGCGACCGCTGGCCCGAGATGCTGCAACTCACCTCGAGCGGGGCCGAGCTGAGCCGCGTCGTCGTGGCGCCGGCCTGCCGGGGGCTGCGGGTCTCGAAGAGCCTGGTCAAGATCGTCGAGGCCAAGGCGTGCCAACTGAACATCCAGATCGTCTTGCTGGAATGCATCCCCTCTCACGTCGATATGTATAGTTCCTATGGATTCAGGCCCATCGGGGGCGGGACCCACGTCCGGTCGAGCGACCTCGACCAGTTCGCCGTCGGGATGTGGTTCCGGTTCGACGCGGCGAATCGGTCGGCGACGGCCGCCGAAGACCTGCTGGGTAAGATCAAGATGCAACTGGCGCCCGGTTTCGGGCCGATCGACGTACGCGACGGGCGGATTTCAGGATAA
- a CDS encoding B12-binding domain-containing radical SAM protein: MKSPWIPRALRIAPELDASVRPGPVRTKSALLINPFYPKDPHASYGKHVLTPSLALTSIAGATPADWDVSYWDENLLQGPPPWEPFPEVVGISVHLTFADRAYALAAWYRERGAKVVLGGLHVLSCPEEAAPHADALAIGEGVQVWPEILRDVEAGALRDVYRGSYRRPYRDDPPPRRDLIPRRSFLTTTSLIATRGCHNRCGFCYLATNGLTMPYQVRDVQQVVDEFRADGQPYAVFIDNNLGSRPEYLRSLCLALRPLGVIWSAAVTIDVTDDPSLVREMALAGCTGVFVGFESLAGANLVEANKKTPSPADYARRVAVLHDHGIQVNGSFVLGFDHDRKDVFERTVAWIEDARLECATFHILTPYPGTPLFRSMESEGRLLHQDWSLYDTSHAVFRPRHMTPEELEEGYAWCYDRLFSHGSIWRRRPQDWRAVPPYLAMSYLYKKSNRIWHQLIRHRLTGPAWRPLVELTRQRHLRFRRRLEQTTLANNRPMAGSVVSAGV, from the coding sequence ATGAAGTCCCCGTGGATTCCCCGAGCGTTGCGGATCGCCCCTGAGCTCGACGCGTCGGTTCGGCCGGGTCCGGTCCGGACGAAGTCGGCGCTTTTGATCAATCCGTTCTATCCCAAGGACCCGCACGCGAGTTACGGCAAGCACGTCCTGACGCCCTCGCTGGCGCTCACGAGCATCGCCGGGGCGACGCCGGCCGACTGGGACGTATCGTACTGGGACGAGAACCTGTTGCAGGGGCCGCCGCCGTGGGAGCCGTTCCCGGAGGTCGTCGGGATCTCCGTACATCTGACGTTCGCCGACCGCGCCTACGCGTTGGCCGCCTGGTATCGCGAGCGGGGGGCGAAGGTGGTCCTGGGCGGGCTTCACGTCCTGTCATGCCCCGAGGAGGCCGCGCCCCACGCCGACGCGCTGGCGATCGGCGAGGGGGTGCAGGTCTGGCCGGAGATCCTCCGCGACGTCGAGGCGGGGGCGCTCCGCGACGTGTACCGGGGGAGCTACCGCCGTCCCTACCGCGACGACCCGCCGCCGCGCCGCGACCTGATCCCCCGGCGCAGCTTCTTGACCACCACGAGCCTGATCGCCACGCGGGGCTGCCACAACCGCTGCGGCTTCTGCTACCTGGCGACGAACGGCCTGACGATGCCGTATCAGGTTCGCGACGTACAGCAGGTCGTGGACGAGTTCCGGGCGGACGGCCAGCCTTACGCGGTGTTCATCGACAACAACCTCGGATCGCGGCCCGAGTACCTGAGGAGCCTCTGCCTGGCCCTCCGGCCGCTGGGGGTGATCTGGAGCGCCGCCGTGACCATCGACGTGACCGACGACCCGTCGCTGGTCCGCGAGATGGCGCTCGCGGGCTGCACGGGGGTCTTCGTCGGCTTCGAGTCGCTCGCTGGCGCGAACCTCGTCGAGGCGAACAAGAAGACCCCGAGCCCGGCGGACTACGCGAGGCGCGTGGCGGTGCTTCACGACCATGGAATCCAGGTCAACGGCAGCTTCGTTCTGGGCTTCGACCACGACCGCAAGGACGTGTTTGAGCGGACGGTCGCGTGGATCGAGGACGCGCGTCTGGAGTGCGCCACGTTCCACATTTTGACCCCCTATCCGGGCACGCCGCTGTTCCGATCGATGGAGTCGGAGGGGCGGCTGCTGCACCAGGATTGGAGCCTTTACGACACGTCGCACGCCGTCTTCCGGCCCCGGCACATGACGCCGGAGGAGTTGGAAGAGGGCTACGCCTGGTGCTACGACCGCCTGTTCTCGCACGGCTCGATCTGGCGGCGCAGGCCGCAGGACTGGCGGGCCGTGCCGCCGTACCTGGCGATGTCGTACCTCTACAAGAAGTCGAATCGGATCTGGCATCAACTGATCCGCCACCGACTGACCGGCCCGGCCTGGCGCCCACTGGTGGAACTGACGCGGCAACGGCACTTGCGGTTCCGTCGTCGGCTGGAGCAGACCACCCTCGCCAACAATCGCCCGATGGCCGGGTCGGTCGTCTCCGCCGGTGTTTGA
- a CDS encoding sigma-70 family RNA polymerase sigma factor, with product MTTRRKNSVPGPLRTLFNVGAIGDMTDGQLLERFAIGGEAAELAFAALVERHGPVVLHACQSILRDEHDAEDAFQATFLVLVRKAGSLWVRDSLGPWLHQVAYRAARCSLSARTRRTAHAQRAAEMIAARRDQGKTDDGEEIGAALHEEIERMPERYRIPVLLCDLEGRTHEQAARHLGCPVGTIKSRLARGRQRLRDRLTRRGLVVPTGALAAGLLPPTARAAPPASWVESTTRAAMHIAAGQPPAAVVSATVFALLKGISKGLFMNSLKGTLAAVATLGILAAGAAGLAWAGLQQPSGSDAPRPAAVEEKAQVEAPKIQDTEPIDGSWRVLYLAGTVAGKREGYLMPNLEAPITGKTIDLPTLTDDPKNPINYLGKTSYTLKPGRMEADEWVKADEERLEEFRGELSWIELSARRLAHNNQPVPSDSLIMARKKVDFGEARLRNTQKRRDQRWAETTAQISQIDIAASPKNGKVRLGIYRIKDDVLTICYDESDHGRPETFADVKPSQRLIILHLRGMKLESVPPLQPE from the coding sequence GTGACCACCCGTCGCAAGAACTCAGTCCCCGGGCCGCTGCGCACGCTCTTCAACGTCGGCGCGATCGGGGACATGACCGACGGCCAGCTCCTGGAGCGATTCGCGATCGGCGGAGAGGCGGCCGAACTCGCCTTCGCCGCCCTGGTCGAGCGCCACGGGCCGGTGGTGCTCCACGCCTGCCAGTCGATCCTGCGCGACGAGCACGACGCCGAGGACGCGTTCCAGGCGACGTTCCTGGTGCTCGTCCGAAAAGCCGGATCGCTCTGGGTGCGGGACTCGTTGGGTCCCTGGCTCCACCAGGTGGCTTATCGCGCCGCCCGGTGCTCCCTGTCCGCCAGGACCCGGCGAACGGCCCATGCACAGAGGGCGGCCGAGATGATCGCGGCGCGGCGCGACCAGGGAAAGACCGACGACGGCGAGGAGATCGGGGCGGCGCTGCACGAGGAGATCGAGCGGATGCCGGAGCGTTACCGCATCCCGGTCCTGCTCTGCGACCTCGAAGGACGCACCCACGAGCAGGCCGCGCGGCATCTGGGATGCCCGGTCGGCACGATCAAGAGTCGACTGGCCCGGGGCCGGCAGCGGCTTCGAGACCGGTTGACGCGCCGCGGCCTCGTCGTCCCGACGGGAGCCCTCGCGGCCGGCCTGCTTCCGCCGACCGCTCGGGCCGCGCCGCCGGCGTCGTGGGTCGAGTCGACGACCCGGGCGGCCATGCACATCGCGGCCGGTCAGCCGCCCGCCGCGGTTGTCTCCGCGACGGTGTTCGCGTTGTTGAAAGGTATCTCGAAGGGGCTCTTCATGAACAGTCTGAAGGGGACGTTGGCTGCCGTCGCGACGCTCGGAATCCTCGCCGCTGGGGCCGCCGGGCTGGCATGGGCTGGACTTCAGCAACCGTCGGGCTCCGACGCGCCGCGCCCGGCGGCCGTCGAGGAGAAAGCGCAAGTCGAAGCCCCGAAAATCCAGGACACCGAGCCCATTGACGGCTCGTGGCGCGTGCTCTACCTGGCCGGCACGGTAGCCGGCAAACGCGAGGGCTACTTGATGCCGAACCTGGAGGCTCCCATCACGGGCAAGACGATCGACTTACCCACGCTGACCGACGACCCGAAAAACCCGATCAACTACCTGGGCAAGACTTCCTACACGCTGAAACCGGGTCGGATGGAGGCCGACGAGTGGGTCAAGGCGGACGAGGAACGGCTTGAGGAGTTCCGCGGCGAGTTGTCCTGGATCGAGCTGTCCGCGCGCAGGCTCGCGCACAATAACCAGCCAGTTCCCAGCGACTCGTTGATCATGGCCAGGAAGAAGGTCGACTTTGGTGAGGCGCGGCTGCGGAACACACAGAAGAGGCGCGACCAGCGGTGGGCGGAAACGACCGCCCAGATATCCCAGATCGACATCGCAGCCTCCCCCAAGAATGGGAAGGTAAGGCTGGGCATCTACCGGATCAAGGACGACGTCCTGACGATCTGCTACGACGAGTCCGACCACGGCCGGCCCGAGACCTTCGCCGACGTCAAACCGTCCCAGCGCCTCATCATCCTGCATCTACGCGGAATGAAACTGGAAAGCGTCCCTCCGTTGCAACCAGAGTAG
- a CDS encoding TIR domain-containing protein: protein MPTRTKVFISYSSKDRAWLERLQVHLKPLERDGLIDRWDDTRIQTGDAWREEIQRAVAAAKVVILLVSADFLASDFIEREELPPLLAAAAERGARILPVIVGSCMLEGPNSNVGKYQAVNSPNEPLEMLNEAARNRVWADLARQIFDLLAPSPDASPPAPPSAEPTPPAAAPPRPAPLPTATSTPAATPPPASVAEPGAGRYALLVINDKHVDPVYASLAAPLDEAFSLEGVLASEDVGGFKVTTLRNQACESVKNAIDQFFAKRQPDDLVLLYYYGVAVKDSEWGLQFITQDSQRDDPELSIKAYDIQGAMRRSDSRRQLIVIDCAFACAYTGDVPLAVLCKQRGFLARFQGEGRFVLSAPETPRLSWEKGTAPEPPAEGAAVATGPVLAAAMVHGLKSGKADKDRDRRVSVDELFAYIEATVSSASDAPNNAPVRWAFDQSKSDLVIANAALPGEDQIPTPIVRRDSVSQDIRQPFLELTVPTYILDHHFFLLDWNPAFDEVVAKQLKLVRGQDHAKAFVQALVNVEEVVKHAKEVFGGERHPLVDTEILIFKSDVYGEVRFRKVAAQITNAEGRTMGWMVCLNVLDADGGDKIWEDVLSRMEQHVSWSRYAVVYDALLLKFPAYLKLVEQVTRLVDGKRRCIVLGAGTGNDTLQLLQDPDRDVWAVEVNETMLGQFRAKLVDYPPDFSDRLTIVKDNILRLDAMPRASFDAAVMTNVLYAVQDRDGCLNQVNRILKPGGILALSTPHRETDVDALFAGLSAALEQQDLLDRYQEHFDAARARHDAMLDLIHRDTIDETLQMLDRAGFQVEGAPVPSYLGAVVVIKAVKVREPAVQVAVAVEKKTAPETQTELRDVFVSYSSEDKPIADQIRACLEDQAISCWVAPLDIHAGLDFAAEIVHAIKSSRVMVLVLSPSANKSQHTPREVALAAKRGIPIIPFRAENVDPSEALAYYLSNVHWLDAFPPPISQHFPRLGETVKSLLSTIAGEAVEAEDAK, encoded by the coding sequence ATGCCGACTCGAACGAAAGTCTTCATCAGCTATTCGAGCAAGGACCGCGCCTGGCTTGAGCGTCTCCAGGTGCACCTCAAGCCGCTGGAGCGCGACGGCCTGATCGATCGCTGGGACGACACGCGGATCCAGACCGGCGACGCGTGGCGGGAGGAGATCCAGCGGGCCGTCGCCGCGGCCAAGGTGGTGATCCTGCTGGTCAGCGCCGATTTCCTGGCGTCCGATTTCATCGAGCGGGAAGAGCTGCCCCCGTTGCTGGCCGCCGCCGCAGAGCGAGGGGCGCGGATTCTGCCGGTGATCGTCGGCTCGTGCATGCTCGAGGGGCCCAATTCCAACGTCGGGAAATACCAGGCGGTCAACTCGCCGAACGAGCCGCTGGAGATGCTCAACGAGGCGGCCCGGAACCGCGTCTGGGCGGACCTGGCGCGGCAGATCTTCGACCTGCTGGCGCCGTCGCCCGATGCGTCGCCCCCGGCCCCCCCGAGCGCGGAGCCGACGCCGCCGGCCGCCGCCCCGCCGCGACCGGCCCCGCTGCCGACGGCGACCTCGACCCCGGCCGCGACGCCCCCGCCCGCCTCGGTCGCCGAGCCGGGAGCGGGTCGGTACGCGCTTCTGGTGATCAACGACAAGCATGTCGATCCGGTCTACGCGAGCCTGGCCGCCCCGCTGGACGAGGCCTTCAGCCTGGAGGGGGTGCTCGCCAGCGAGGACGTCGGCGGGTTCAAGGTGACGACCCTGCGGAACCAGGCGTGCGAGTCGGTCAAGAACGCGATCGACCAATTCTTCGCCAAGCGTCAGCCCGACGACCTCGTCCTGCTCTATTACTACGGCGTCGCGGTGAAGGATTCGGAGTGGGGGCTTCAGTTCATCACCCAGGACAGCCAGCGCGACGACCCGGAGCTCTCCATCAAGGCGTACGACATCCAGGGGGCGATGCGCCGGAGCGACTCGCGTCGGCAACTGATCGTGATCGACTGCGCGTTCGCCTGCGCGTACACCGGCGATGTTCCGCTCGCCGTCCTCTGCAAGCAGCGCGGCTTCCTGGCGAGGTTTCAGGGGGAGGGCCGATTCGTGCTCTCGGCCCCGGAGACGCCCCGGCTGAGCTGGGAGAAGGGGACGGCCCCCGAGCCGCCGGCCGAGGGCGCCGCCGTCGCGACCGGCCCGGTGCTGGCCGCCGCGATGGTCCACGGGCTCAAGTCGGGGAAGGCCGACAAGGATCGCGATCGCCGGGTGAGCGTCGACGAGCTGTTCGCCTACATCGAGGCGACCGTTTCGAGTGCGAGCGACGCCCCGAACAACGCCCCGGTCCGCTGGGCGTTCGACCAGTCGAAATCCGACCTCGTCATCGCCAACGCCGCCCTCCCGGGCGAGGACCAGATACCGACCCCGATCGTCCGACGCGATTCGGTCTCGCAGGACATCCGCCAGCCGTTCCTCGAATTGACCGTGCCGACCTACATCCTCGATCATCACTTCTTCCTGCTCGACTGGAACCCCGCCTTCGACGAGGTCGTCGCCAAGCAGTTGAAGCTGGTGCGCGGGCAGGACCACGCCAAGGCGTTCGTGCAAGCCCTGGTCAACGTCGAGGAGGTGGTCAAGCACGCCAAGGAGGTCTTCGGCGGCGAACGCCATCCCCTGGTCGACACCGAGATCCTCATCTTCAAATCCGACGTCTACGGCGAGGTTCGGTTCCGCAAGGTGGCGGCGCAGATCACCAACGCCGAGGGGCGCACCATGGGATGGATGGTCTGCCTGAACGTGCTCGACGCCGACGGCGGCGACAAGATCTGGGAAGATGTACTGTCGAGAATGGAGCAGCATGTGAGCTGGTCGCGGTACGCAGTCGTTTACGACGCCTTACTTCTCAAATTTCCCGCGTACCTCAAGCTCGTCGAGCAGGTCACCCGGCTGGTCGACGGCAAGAGGCGCTGCATCGTCCTGGGCGCGGGCACCGGCAACGACACGCTCCAGTTGCTGCAGGACCCCGACAGGGACGTCTGGGCGGTCGAGGTCAACGAGACGATGCTCGGGCAGTTCCGGGCCAAGCTGGTCGACTACCCGCCCGACTTCTCCGACCGGCTGACGATCGTGAAGGACAACATCCTCCGGCTCGACGCCATGCCCCGCGCCTCGTTCGACGCGGCCGTGATGACCAACGTGCTGTACGCCGTGCAAGACCGCGACGGCTGCCTGAATCAAGTCAACCGGATCTTGAAGCCGGGGGGAATCCTGGCCCTGTCCACCCCCCACCGCGAGACCGACGTCGACGCCCTCTTCGCGGGGCTCTCGGCGGCCCTGGAGCAGCAGGATTTGCTGGACCGCTACCAGGAGCACTTCGACGCCGCCCGCGCCCGTCACGACGCGATGCTCGACCTGATCCACCGCGACACGATCGACGAGACCCTGCAGATGCTCGACCGGGCGGGGTTCCAGGTCGAGGGGGCTCCGGTCCCCTCCTACCTCGGGGCCGTGGTCGTGATCAAGGCCGTGAAGGTCCGCGAGCCGGCCGTCCAGGTCGCGGTCGCGGTGGAAAAGAAGACCGCTCCGGAGACGCAGACCGAGCTCCGCGACGTGTTCGTGAGCTACTCGTCCGAGGACAAGCCGATCGCCGATCAAATCCGGGCCTGCCTGGAAGATCAGGCGATCTCGTGCTGGGTCGCTCCCCTCGACATCCACGCGGGCCTGGATTTCGCCGCCGAGATCGTCCACGCGATCAAGAGCAGTCGCGTGATGGTACTGGTCCTCTCGCCGTCCGCGAACAAGTCTCAACACACTCCGCGCGAGGTGGCCCTGGCCGCCAAGCGGGGCATCCCCATCATACCCTTCCGAGCCGAGAATGTGGACCCTTCCGAGGCGCTGGCCTATTACCTGAGCAACGTCCACTGGCTCGACGCCTTCCCCCCGCCGATCTCCCAGCACTTCCCCCGGCTGGGCGAGACGGTCAAGTCGCTGCTGTCCACCATCGCGGGTGAAGCCGTCGAGGCCGAGGACGCAAAATAA
- a CDS encoding DUF1559 domain-containing protein has product MKRRSGFTLIELLVVIAIIAVLIALLLPAVQSAREAARRSQCINNLKQLGLGVHNYHSQQNVFPPLDQNYSAAAIASNRFPNDPWPIDWMASILPQIEQQPLYNSINFMLMSGAWGEGTPPNTTAIRSRVSTVMCPSENTKVPTIAQGWKNYVANVGGPPVTSGWTGLLVVMRSDPNNYPGFSSCQTNSNCGSFGVESVTDGTSNTALFSETLLGTGPAMNSVTIATAQRKSTYQFPSGLNIPMDVGAAQPQAAQNFVATCKGLPGTTAGYGGLPPASGNAWLAGHAGSTLVWNAYNHWMTPNAIGCYNMNDGNTGGWGNVVDAIPPSSNHPGGVNMAMGDGSVRFIKDSINLQAWWGLGTRNGNEVVSSDAF; this is encoded by the coding sequence ATGAAGCGTCGTTCCGGTTTCACACTGATCGAATTGTTGGTGGTGATCGCGATCATCGCGGTCCTCATCGCACTCCTCTTACCCGCGGTTCAGTCGGCGCGCGAGGCCGCCCGCCGGTCGCAGTGCATCAACAACCTCAAGCAGTTGGGGTTGGGGGTCCACAACTACCATTCGCAGCAGAACGTGTTCCCGCCTCTGGACCAGAACTACTCGGCGGCGGCGATCGCTTCGAACCGTTTCCCCAACGACCCCTGGCCGATCGACTGGATGGCGTCGATCCTCCCTCAGATCGAACAGCAGCCGCTCTACAACTCCATCAACTTCATGCTCATGTCGGGCGCCTGGGGCGAGGGAACCCCGCCGAACACCACGGCGATTCGCTCCCGGGTCTCGACGGTGATGTGTCCTTCCGAGAACACGAAGGTTCCGACGATCGCGCAAGGCTGGAAGAATTACGTCGCCAACGTCGGCGGTCCTCCGGTCACCAGCGGCTGGACGGGGCTTCTCGTGGTCATGCGGAGCGATCCCAACAACTACCCCGGCTTTTCATCCTGCCAGACCAATTCCAACTGCGGCAGCTTCGGGGTCGAATCGGTCACCGACGGCACCTCCAACACCGCGCTCTTCAGCGAGACCCTGCTCGGCACCGGCCCGGCGATGAATTCGGTCACGATCGCGACGGCGCAGCGGAAATCGACCTACCAGTTCCCGAGCGGGCTGAACATCCCCATGGACGTCGGGGCGGCGCAGCCCCAGGCGGCGCAGAACTTCGTCGCCACGTGCAAGGGGCTTCCGGGAACCACGGCCGGCTACGGCGGCCTCCCGCCGGCGAGCGGCAACGCCTGGCTCGCCGGTCACGCCGGTTCGACCTTGGTCTGGAACGCCTACAACCACTGGATGACGCCCAACGCGATCGGCTGCTACAACATGAACGACGGAAACACCGGCGGTTGGGGCAACGTCGTCGACGCCATCCCCCCCAGCAGCAACCACCCGGGCGGCGTGAATATGGCCATGGGCGACGGATCGGTCCGATTCATCAAGGACTCCATCAATCTCCAGGCCTGGTGGGGCCTCGGCACCCGCAACGGCAATGAAGTCGTCAGCAGCGACGCGTTCTGA